AGATATTCTACGTCAGCGGGGGACACGGCCGCTTCAATGGAAGACAATCCGGGATTATTGACCGGACCGGGTGGCAAGCCCGCGTGGAGGTAAGTGTTGTAAGGCGAGGGGTAGTCGTAGTCCCGGTAAAGCAGGCGGCGGGGCTCGCCGGGTATGGCATACTGCACGGTGGGATCGGCCTGGAGGTGCATGTTCTTGCGCAGCCGGTTATGGTAGACTGCCGATATGATCGCCCGCTCCGAATCGATCCTCGCCTCGCCCTCGATAATGGAGGCCATCGTAAGAATTTCATGCGTGCTGAAGCCCAGCGATTGGCCCCGCAGCGCAATTTCGTCACTCAGCATTGCACGGGTCTGGTAGACCATCAGCGCGATGATCTCCGCCTCCGTCATCCCATTCCGTACTTGGTAGGTCTCCGGATACAGATAGCCCTCCAGTGTGGCCACGTTCAAACCCAGGCTGGCAATGAAGGCCTCGTCATTGGCCAGCGCGAGGAAACGGGCCACGTCAATGGGATATTTCACCTCAACAAAACGGGCCACCTGTACGTTTGTGATGCCTTCCGGTATGGTGAGCGAAACTGACCGGACGCGAGGCTTGAGAATCTGGCTCACCAGGTCGCCCATGTGGCGAACGTTGAGTAGTTGGTAATGGCCCGCCTTGATCGTCCGGGTGCCGAAGTTTGTTCGCACCGCGTTCACAAACATCCTCTCGTTATCAATCAACCC
This DNA window, taken from Candidatus Neomarinimicrobiota bacterium, encodes the following:
- the mltG gene encoding endolytic transglycosylase MltG produces the protein MATFLTFRYLVLSWPVPVIFRDYITIPEGVSTYKVASLLKNRGLIDNERMFVNAVRTNFGTRTIKAGHYQLLNVRHMGDLVSQILKPRVRSVSLTIPEGITNVQVARFVEVKYPIDVARFLALANDEAFIASLGLNVATLEGYLYPETYQVRNGMTEAEIIALMVYQTRAMLSDEIALRGQSLGFSTHEILTMASIIEGEARIDSERAIISAVYHNRLRKNMHLQADPTVQYAIPGEPRRLLYRDYDYPSPYNTYLHAGLPPGPVNNPGLSSIEAAVSPADVEYLYFVATDEGRHVFTHTLLEHNQAVNEIRQSD